The following nucleotide sequence is from Pedococcus aerophilus.
TTGGCCTCCCCACCGCAAGCATGCTCGAGTACCTGACGTCATCACAGTTCACCGTCGACGTCGCCGAGAACTGGCAGTCCGAGTACCTGCAGTTCCTCCTCTACATCCTGCTCACTGTCTGGCTGCTTCAGAGAGGGTCCCCGGAGTCCAAACCTCTGGGCTCCCCTGGCCGCGAAACTGACGAGGACCACAAAGCCGGCCGGTACGCGGACGACCACTCACCACGTTGGGCCGCCGTCGGCGGGTGGCGCACCGCCCTGTTTTCCAGGTCATTGGGGCCGACGATGGGCGCGGTCTTCATCGGGTCGTGGAGCGCGCAGTTCATCGCCGGCCGCTCCGCATACAACGCCGAACAGCTCCAAGACCTCCAAGTCCCCTTCAGCTGGTCCCAGTATCTCGTCGCACCCGACTTCTGGAACCGCTCGTTCCAGAGCTGGCAGTCCGAGTTCCTCGCCGTTGCCAGCATGGTCATCTTCAGCGTCTACCTGCGTGAACGTGGCTCACCCGAATCGAAACCCGTCGGCACCTCCAACACGGCCACAGGAGTCGAGGGCTGACCCGACAAGAATCCCTTTGCCTCGGTCACAGAGCGGCCACACCTTCACCTCGACCAGTCAGCGGGAGTCCCTCGTGTCGTCTGCCGACACCACCATCACCGACTCCGCTCTCACGTTTGAGCTCGATGCCCCCAGGGGCCGGTGGGGCCGCTCACCACCCCGCAACCCCGGCCCGTTCCAGTACGGGTACCGCATCCACGACCACTCCGGCCGCATCCGACAGCTCGTCCTGGTCGGCAACAGCGAAGACTCTGGCGGACAAGTCAAACGCCTCAGCGATGTTGCCGGGCGCATCGTCGACTCGTTCGGCAGCCCTAGCTTCAACGCCGACGGCACATCGCCAGCAGCGACGTCGTCTCTGCCAGCAGCGCAGCGCCGGCGCCTAGTCGTCATCAGAGGGTGTCGCGGGGGACTCCTCTGCTTC
It contains:
- a CDS encoding DUF6766 family protein, translated to MKKTLRNNSLTLAFTALLLVALVGQALTGRAGYNESALDLGLPTASMLEYLTSSQFTVDVAENWQSEYLQFLLYILLTVWLLQRGSPESKPLGSPGRETDEDHKAGRYADDHSPRWAAVGGWRTALFSRSLGPTMGAVFIGSWSAQFIAGRSAYNAEQLQDLQVPFSWSQYLVAPDFWNRSFQSWQSEFLAVASMVIFSVYLRERGSPESKPVGTSNTATGVEG